Proteins co-encoded in one Candidatus Omnitrophota bacterium genomic window:
- a CDS encoding pyrimidine dimer DNA glycosylase/endonuclease V, translating to MRIWDIAPKKLCRNHLLGEHRELHAIWTVLTKNKKGYSRHPETLRWKGKLRALYIRHKNLMEEMRKRGYLHKSPLSKNLAIGKHRQDKYINSPEEQIRILKSKKCDCKTE from the coding sequence ATGAGGATATGGGACATTGCGCCTAAAAAATTATGCAGGAACCATTTGCTCGGCGAGCATAGAGAGCTGCATGCTATATGGACTGTCCTGACGAAGAATAAAAAAGGTTATTCCAGGCATCCTGAAACACTGAGATGGAAAGGTAAGCTCAGGGCGCTTTATATCCGCCACAAAAACCTTATGGAAGAGATGCGGAAAAGAGGGTATTTGCACAAGTCACCTCTTTCTAAAAATCTAGCTATAGGAAAACACAGGCAGGATAAGTATATAAATTCTCCGGAGGAGCAGATCAGGATATTGAAAAGCAAAAAATGCGATTGCAAGACGGAATGA